One segment of Paraburkholderia sp. PGU19 DNA contains the following:
- a CDS encoding NAD(P)H-dependent oxidoreductase, with product MKILFINASPHGETSHGYGLALEMIRSLGKSAHNALLTRDLGSLPLPPITQDYAKAITSREPDVSRFDVSEQLIREIEMTDALIINTPMHNFTVPAALKLWIDYVLRVHRTFAVTPEGKVGLMRDRPTFVIVGSGGFHSGERAWQGDFLTPYLRYSLGSIGLKSTHFVLLQGLTHGDEAVADALQRAREKIAEHPLFASDNTIIS from the coding sequence ATGAAAATTCTGTTCATTAACGCAAGCCCGCACGGTGAAACGAGCCATGGATACGGTCTCGCGCTTGAGATGATCCGCTCTCTGGGCAAGAGTGCGCATAACGCACTGCTGACACGCGATCTCGGTTCGCTGCCATTGCCGCCGATCACGCAGGACTATGCAAAAGCCATCACTTCACGTGAACCTGATGTAAGCCGGTTCGATGTGTCCGAGCAGCTCATTCGCGAGATCGAAATGACGGACGCGCTTATCATCAATACGCCGATGCATAACTTCACAGTTCCGGCTGCGCTGAAGCTGTGGATTGACTACGTGCTTCGGGTTCATCGCACGTTCGCCGTAACGCCCGAAGGCAAGGTCGGTCTGATGCGCGACCGACCTACCTTCGTAATCGTCGGTTCCGGGGGCTTTCATAGTGGCGAGCGTGCGTGGCAAGGCGATTTCCTCACCCCATATCTGCGTTACTCGCTCGGGTCCATTGGGTTGAAGAGTACTCACTTCGTGCTGCTGCAAGGACTCACGCATGGCGACGAGGCCGTGGCCGACGCCCTCCAGCGTGCGCGCGAAAAAATCGCGGAACACCCACTCTTCGCATCCGACAATACTATCATCAGCTAG
- a CDS encoding GNAT family N-acetyltransferase — MGTNLTFRHLESPDDWIRAFDVMKELRPHLTDPGAFCAQLHHQHEENYRLLAACSVEGTILGLAGFRAQTNTLYGRFIYLDDLVVTSRLQRSGIGAELLNEVREIARQSRCAHFVLDTGLHMSLAQRFYFRNGLLAKGMHFAESLTPGGSEFAR; from the coding sequence ATGGGTACGAACTTGACGTTCCGACATCTGGAGTCCCCCGATGATTGGATCCGCGCGTTCGACGTCATGAAGGAATTGCGGCCACATCTGACGGACCCAGGAGCCTTCTGTGCGCAATTGCACCATCAGCACGAGGAGAATTATCGTCTGCTCGCCGCCTGCAGCGTGGAAGGGACAATCCTCGGTCTCGCCGGTTTCCGCGCGCAAACAAATACACTATATGGGCGCTTCATCTATCTTGACGATCTTGTCGTAACCTCCCGACTGCAACGTAGCGGCATCGGAGCGGAACTGCTCAACGAGGTTCGCGAGATTGCACGTCAATCGCGCTGCGCGCATTTCGTGCTCGACACCGGCTTGCACATGTCCCTTGCGCAACGCTTCTACTTCCGCAACGGCTTGCTCGCCAAAGGTATGCACTTTGCGGAATCACTCACGCCCGGCGGATCGGAGTTCGCGCGATGA